The following coding sequences lie in one Populus trichocarpa isolate Nisqually-1 chromosome 14, P.trichocarpa_v4.1, whole genome shotgun sequence genomic window:
- the LOC112324026 gene encoding uncharacterized protein LOC112324026 isoform X3 produces the protein MDDYFSSVLPILLLLMEQGFKFDPSDEELIRKYLVPKTRGDIMRGLPMAVVNLCEHEPWDLPGKSIIKLTGQVAWYFLCPRDLRGKVHRRKTKAGYWKPTSQQKSITAEHTNKKIGVVRTLRFYEKQVRTGWMIYEFDLIAESSQFKKGQFVLCKLEFDSKGEKSKKGEQSHHIAPVSHSEVEPSQSMDSDSENINPSEMAMRYSPCDESELSHHAGSHFGNQNPSELMNNSARQLSELSHHMASDSENNLMPNLVYDGSGSSHSTVFNCEDLYWNQPTVDSAYNGSESLYMAFDSENQNPNELPTVDNSASNVSKNHGMAFGLANHNPNVSLTVDNSTSNVSESHHMALVLENQNLNNSISILTCENSLMASRGLENQEPFFPPCSLINQSTYDKSESSSLMDFDFENQNLVKEFDISAFCEGVWSNTTATPPDFGNQNPCKKTDMSTLEEGYSSYFNSSSSDNDLADVALPEVSPGLQAEIEGCFEQENIPNPALVQLPAYMEESHSFRGFGTLENQEPFFSPRSFINQSTYDKSESSSLMNFDFGNQNLVKEFDISAFGEGVWSNTTATPPDFGNQNPCKKTDMSTLEEGYSSYFNSSSSDNDLADVALPEQVSPGPQAEIEGCFEQENIPNPALVQLPACMEESHSFRGFGTLENQEPFFPSCSFINQSTYDKSESSSLMNFDFGNQNLVKEFDISAFGEGVWSNTTATPPDFGNQNPCKKTDMSTPEEGYSSYFNSSSSDNDLADVAHPEQVSPGLQAEIEGCFEQENIPNPALVQLPAYMEESHSFRGFGTLENQEPFFPPCSFINQSTYDKSESSSLMNFDFGNQNLVKEFDISAFGEGVWSNTTATPPDFGNQNPCKKSDMSTLEEGYSSYFNSSSSDNDLADVALPEVRTKYHALQILFNFCSGVGVANPKLILTLYSYFT, from the exons ATGGACGACTATTTCTCATCAG tccTGCCAATCTTACTGCTATTAATGGAACAAGGATTCAAATTTGATCCATCCGATGAAGAATTAATAAGGAAGTATCTGGTGCCGAAAACCCGTGGTGATATCATGAGAGGCTTGCCCATGGCAGTCGTTAACCTATGCGAGCATGAGCCATGGGATCTACCTG GTAAATCCATTATAAAGTTAACCGGTCAAGTAGCGTGGTATTTCTTATGCCCTCGCGATCTTAGGGGCAAAGTTCACCGCAGAAAAACCAAGGCCGGATACTGGAAACCGACCAGCCAGCAAAAGTCAATAACGGCTGAGCATACTAATAAAAAGATTGGGGTAGTGAGGACTTTGAGATTCTATGAAAAACAAGTGAGGACTGGTTGGATGATATACGAATTTGACCTCATCGCCGAATCTAGCCAGTTTAAAAAG GGGCAATTTGTTCTCTGTAAACTGGAGTTTGATTCAAAAGGAGAGAAGAGCAAGAAAGGTGAACAAAGCCACCATATAGCTCCAGTCTCCCATTCTGAAGTTGAACCAAGTCAGAGTATGGATTCTGATTCTGAAAATATAAACCCAAGTGAGATGGCTATGAGATATTCACCTTGTGATGAAAGTGAATTAAGCCATCATGCGGGTTCCCATTTTGGAAATCAAAATCCAAGTGAGCTGATGAATAATTCAGCTCGCCAACTTAGTGAGTTAAGCCACCATATGGCTTCTGATTCTGAAAATAACCTAATGCCTAATTTAGTTTATGATGGAAGTGGGTCAAGCCACTCCACGGTTTTTAATTGTGAAGATCTTTACTGGAATCAGCCTACAGTTGATTCAGCTTATAATGGAAGCGAAAGCCTTTACATGGCTTTCGATTCtgaaaatcaaaacccaaatgAGCTCCCGACAGTTGATAATTCAGCTTCTAATGTCAGCAAAAACCATGGCATGGCTTTTGGTTTGGCAAATCATAACCCGAATGTATCGCTGACAGTTGATAATTCAACTTCTAATGTCAGTGAAAGTCATCATATGGCTTTAGTTttggaaaatcaaaatctaaacaATAGCATTTCTATATTAACTTGTGAGAATTCTTTAATGGCTTCTCGTGGTTTGGAAAATCAAGAACCATTCTTTCCACCTTGTAGTCTTATAAACCAGTCAACGTATGATAAGAGTGAATCAAGTAGCCTaatggattttgattttgaaaatcaaaatctagTAAAGGAATTCGATATATCAGCCTTCTGTGAAGGTGTATGGAGTAATACCACAGCAACTCCTCCGGATTTTGGAAATCAAAATCCTTGTAAGAAGACTGATATGTCAACCCTTGAAGAAGGTTATTCGAGTTACTTTAACTCCTCTTCTTCAGATAATGATCTAGCTGATGTGGCGCTTCCAGAG GTAAGCCCTGGACTACAAGCAGAGATAGAAGGGTGTTTCGAGCAAGAAAACATCCCCAACCCTGCACTTGTCCAGCTTCCTGCGTACATGGAGGAAAGCCACTCCTTCAGGGGCTTTGGTACCTTGGAAAATCAAGAACCATTCTTTTCACCTCGTAGTTTTATAAACCAGTCAACGTATGATAAGAGTGAATCAAGTAGCCTAATGAACTTTGATTTTGGAAATCAAAATCTAGTAAAGGAATTCGATATATCAGCCTTCGGTGAAGGTGTATGGAGTAATACCACAGCAACTCCTCCGGATTTTGGAAATCAAAATCCTTGTAAGAAGACTGATATGTCAACCCTTGAAGAAGGTTATTCGAGTTACTTTAACTCCTCTTCTTCAGATAATGATCTAGCTGATGTGGCGCTTCCAGAG CAGGTAAGCCCTGGACCACAAGCAGAGATAGAAGGGTGTTTCGAGCAAGAAAACATCCCCAACCCTGCACTTGTCCAGCTTCCTGCGTGCATGGAGGAAAGCCACTCCTTCAGGGGCTTTGGTACCTTGGAAAATCAAGAACCATTCTTTCCATCTTGTAGTTTTATAAACCAGTCAACGTATGATAAGAGTGAATCAAGTAGCCTAATGAACTTTGATTTTGGAAATCAAAATCTAGTAAAGGAATTCGATATATCAGCCTTCGGTGAAGGTGTATGGAGTAATACCACAGCAACTCCTCCGGATTTTGGAAATCAAAATCCTTGTAAGAAGACTGATATGTCAACCCCTGAAGAAGGTTATTCGAGTTACTTTAACTCCTCTTCTTCAGATAATGATCTAGCTGATGTGGCGCATCCAGAG CAGGTAAGCCCTGGACTACAAGCAGAGATAGAAGGGTGTTTCGAGCAAGAAAACATCCCCAACCCTGCACTTGTCCAGCTTCCTGCGTACATGGAGGAAAGCCACTCCTTCAGGGGCTTTGGTACCTTGGAAAATCAAGAACCATTCTTTCCACCTTGTAGTTTTATAAACCAGTCAACGTATGATAAGAGTGAATCAAGTAGCCTAATGAACTTTGATTTTGGAAATCAAAATCTAGTAAAGGAATTCGATATATCAGCCTTCGGTGAAGGTGTATGGAGTAATACCACAGCAACTCCTCCGGATTTTGGAAATCAAAATCCTTGTAAGAAGTCTGATATGTCAACCCTTGAAGAAGGTTATTCGAGTTACTTTAACTCCTCTTCTTCAGATAATGATCTAGCTGATGTGGCGCTTCCAGAGGTAAGAACTAAATACCATGCATTAcagattctttttaatttttgttctggGGTTGGAGTAGCAAACCCAAAGCTGATTCTTACTTTATATTCTTACTTTACATGA
- the LOC112324026 gene encoding uncharacterized protein LOC112324026 isoform X13, protein MDDYFSSVLPILLLLMEQGFKFDPSDEELIRKYLVPKTRGDIMRGLPMAVVNLCEHEPWDLPGKSIIKLTGQVAWYFLCPRDLRGKVHRRKTKAGYWKPTSQQKSITAEHTNKKIGVVRTLRFYEKQVRTGWMIYEFDLIAESSQFKKGQFVLCKLEFDSKGEKSKKGEQSHHIAPVSHSEVEPSQSMDSDSENINPSEMAMRYSPCDESELSHHAGSHFGNQNPSELMNNSARQLSELSHHMASDSENNLMPNLVYDGSGSSHSTVFNCEDLYWNQPTVDSAYNGSESLYMAFDSENQNPNELPTVDNSASNVSKNHGMAFGLANHNPNVSLTVDNSTSNVSESHHMALVLENQNLNNSISILTCENSLMASRGLENQEPFFPPCSLINQSTYDKSESSSLMDFDFENQNLVKEFDISAFCEGVWSNTTATPPDFGNQNPCKKTDMSTLEEGYSSYFNSSSSDNDLADVALPEVSPGPQAEIEGCFEQENIPNPALVQLPACMEESHSFRGFGTLENQEPFFPSCSFINQSTYDKSESSSLMNFDFGNQNLVKEFDISAFGEGVWSNTTATPPDFGNQNPCKKTDMSTPEEGYSSYFNSSSSDNDLADVAHPEQVSPGLQAEIEGCFEQENIPNPALVQLPAYMEESHSFRGFGTLENQEPFFPPCSFINQSTYDKSESSSLMNFDFGNQNLVKEFDISAFGEGVWSNTTATPPDFGNQNPCKKSDMSTLEEGYSSYFNSSSSDNDLADVALPEVRTKYHALQILFNFCSGVGVANPKLILTLYSYFT, encoded by the exons ATGGACGACTATTTCTCATCAG tccTGCCAATCTTACTGCTATTAATGGAACAAGGATTCAAATTTGATCCATCCGATGAAGAATTAATAAGGAAGTATCTGGTGCCGAAAACCCGTGGTGATATCATGAGAGGCTTGCCCATGGCAGTCGTTAACCTATGCGAGCATGAGCCATGGGATCTACCTG GTAAATCCATTATAAAGTTAACCGGTCAAGTAGCGTGGTATTTCTTATGCCCTCGCGATCTTAGGGGCAAAGTTCACCGCAGAAAAACCAAGGCCGGATACTGGAAACCGACCAGCCAGCAAAAGTCAATAACGGCTGAGCATACTAATAAAAAGATTGGGGTAGTGAGGACTTTGAGATTCTATGAAAAACAAGTGAGGACTGGTTGGATGATATACGAATTTGACCTCATCGCCGAATCTAGCCAGTTTAAAAAG GGGCAATTTGTTCTCTGTAAACTGGAGTTTGATTCAAAAGGAGAGAAGAGCAAGAAAGGTGAACAAAGCCACCATATAGCTCCAGTCTCCCATTCTGAAGTTGAACCAAGTCAGAGTATGGATTCTGATTCTGAAAATATAAACCCAAGTGAGATGGCTATGAGATATTCACCTTGTGATGAAAGTGAATTAAGCCATCATGCGGGTTCCCATTTTGGAAATCAAAATCCAAGTGAGCTGATGAATAATTCAGCTCGCCAACTTAGTGAGTTAAGCCACCATATGGCTTCTGATTCTGAAAATAACCTAATGCCTAATTTAGTTTATGATGGAAGTGGGTCAAGCCACTCCACGGTTTTTAATTGTGAAGATCTTTACTGGAATCAGCCTACAGTTGATTCAGCTTATAATGGAAGCGAAAGCCTTTACATGGCTTTCGATTCtgaaaatcaaaacccaaatgAGCTCCCGACAGTTGATAATTCAGCTTCTAATGTCAGCAAAAACCATGGCATGGCTTTTGGTTTGGCAAATCATAACCCGAATGTATCGCTGACAGTTGATAATTCAACTTCTAATGTCAGTGAAAGTCATCATATGGCTTTAGTTttggaaaatcaaaatctaaacaATAGCATTTCTATATTAACTTGTGAGAATTCTTTAATGGCTTCTCGTGGTTTGGAAAATCAAGAACCATTCTTTCCACCTTGTAGTCTTATAAACCAGTCAACGTATGATAAGAGTGAATCAAGTAGCCTaatggattttgattttgaaaatcaaaatctagTAAAGGAATTCGATATATCAGCCTTCTGTGAAGGTGTATGGAGTAATACCACAGCAACTCCTCCGGATTTTGGAAATCAAAATCCTTGTAAGAAGACTGATATGTCAACCCTTGAAGAAGGTTATTCGAGTTACTTTAACTCCTCTTCTTCAGATAATGATCTAGCTGATGTGGCGCTTCCAGAG GTAAGCCCTGGACCACAAGCAGAGATAGAAGGGTGTTTCGAGCAAGAAAACATCCCCAACCCTGCACTTGTCCAGCTTCCTGCGTGCATGGAGGAAAGCCACTCCTTCAGGGGCTTTGGTACCTTGGAAAATCAAGAACCATTCTTTCCATCTTGTAGTTTTATAAACCAGTCAACGTATGATAAGAGTGAATCAAGTAGCCTAATGAACTTTGATTTTGGAAATCAAAATCTAGTAAAGGAATTCGATATATCAGCCTTCGGTGAAGGTGTATGGAGTAATACCACAGCAACTCCTCCGGATTTTGGAAATCAAAATCCTTGTAAGAAGACTGATATGTCAACCCCTGAAGAAGGTTATTCGAGTTACTTTAACTCCTCTTCTTCAGATAATGATCTAGCTGATGTGGCGCATCCAGAG CAGGTAAGCCCTGGACTACAAGCAGAGATAGAAGGGTGTTTCGAGCAAGAAAACATCCCCAACCCTGCACTTGTCCAGCTTCCTGCGTACATGGAGGAAAGCCACTCCTTCAGGGGCTTTGGTACCTTGGAAAATCAAGAACCATTCTTTCCACCTTGTAGTTTTATAAACCAGTCAACGTATGATAAGAGTGAATCAAGTAGCCTAATGAACTTTGATTTTGGAAATCAAAATCTAGTAAAGGAATTCGATATATCAGCCTTCGGTGAAGGTGTATGGAGTAATACCACAGCAACTCCTCCGGATTTTGGAAATCAAAATCCTTGTAAGAAGTCTGATATGTCAACCCTTGAAGAAGGTTATTCGAGTTACTTTAACTCCTCTTCTTCAGATAATGATCTAGCTGATGTGGCGCTTCCAGAGGTAAGAACTAAATACCATGCATTAcagattctttttaatttttgttctggGGTTGGAGTAGCAAACCCAAAGCTGATTCTTACTTTATATTCTTACTTTACATGA
- the LOC112324026 gene encoding uncharacterized protein LOC112324026 isoform X10 — protein sequence MDDYFSSVLPILLLLMEQGFKFDPSDEELIRKYLVPKTRGDIMRGLPMAVVNLCEHEPWDLPGKSIIKLTGQVAWYFLCPRDLRGKVHRRKTKAGYWKPTSQQKSITAEHTNKKIGVVRTLRFYEKQVRTGWMIYEFDLIAESSQFKKGQFVLCKLEFDSKGEKSKKGEQSHHIAPVSHSEVEPSQSMDSDSENINPSEMAMRYSPCDESELSHHAGSHFGNQNPSELMNNSARQLSELSHHMASDSENNLMPNLVYDGSGSSHSTVFNCEDLYWNQPTVDSAYNGSESLYMAFDSENQNPNELPTVDNSASNVSKNHGMAFGLANHNPNVSLTVDNSTSNVSESHHMALVLENQNLNNSISILTCENSLMASRGLENQEPFFPPCSLINQSTYDKSESSSLMDFDFENQNLVKEFDISAFCEGVWSNTTATPPDFGNQNPCKKTDMSTLEEGYSSYFNSSSSDNDLADVALPEQVSPGLQAEIEGCFEQENIPNPALVQLPAYMEESHSFRGFGTLENQEPFFSPRSFINQSTYDKSESSSLMNFDFGNQNLVKEFDISAFGEGVWSNTTATPPDFGNQNPCKKTDMSTLEEGYSSYFNSSSSDNDLADVALPEQVSPGPQAEIEGCFEQENIPNPALVQLPACMEESHSFRGFGTLENQEPFFPSCSFINQSTYDKSESSSLMNFDFGNQNLVKEFDISAFGEGVWSNTTATPPDFGNQNPCKKTDMSTPEEGYSSYFNSSSSDNDLADVALPEVRTKYHALQILFNFCSGVGVANPKLILTLYSYFT from the exons ATGGACGACTATTTCTCATCAG tccTGCCAATCTTACTGCTATTAATGGAACAAGGATTCAAATTTGATCCATCCGATGAAGAATTAATAAGGAAGTATCTGGTGCCGAAAACCCGTGGTGATATCATGAGAGGCTTGCCCATGGCAGTCGTTAACCTATGCGAGCATGAGCCATGGGATCTACCTG GTAAATCCATTATAAAGTTAACCGGTCAAGTAGCGTGGTATTTCTTATGCCCTCGCGATCTTAGGGGCAAAGTTCACCGCAGAAAAACCAAGGCCGGATACTGGAAACCGACCAGCCAGCAAAAGTCAATAACGGCTGAGCATACTAATAAAAAGATTGGGGTAGTGAGGACTTTGAGATTCTATGAAAAACAAGTGAGGACTGGTTGGATGATATACGAATTTGACCTCATCGCCGAATCTAGCCAGTTTAAAAAG GGGCAATTTGTTCTCTGTAAACTGGAGTTTGATTCAAAAGGAGAGAAGAGCAAGAAAGGTGAACAAAGCCACCATATAGCTCCAGTCTCCCATTCTGAAGTTGAACCAAGTCAGAGTATGGATTCTGATTCTGAAAATATAAACCCAAGTGAGATGGCTATGAGATATTCACCTTGTGATGAAAGTGAATTAAGCCATCATGCGGGTTCCCATTTTGGAAATCAAAATCCAAGTGAGCTGATGAATAATTCAGCTCGCCAACTTAGTGAGTTAAGCCACCATATGGCTTCTGATTCTGAAAATAACCTAATGCCTAATTTAGTTTATGATGGAAGTGGGTCAAGCCACTCCACGGTTTTTAATTGTGAAGATCTTTACTGGAATCAGCCTACAGTTGATTCAGCTTATAATGGAAGCGAAAGCCTTTACATGGCTTTCGATTCtgaaaatcaaaacccaaatgAGCTCCCGACAGTTGATAATTCAGCTTCTAATGTCAGCAAAAACCATGGCATGGCTTTTGGTTTGGCAAATCATAACCCGAATGTATCGCTGACAGTTGATAATTCAACTTCTAATGTCAGTGAAAGTCATCATATGGCTTTAGTTttggaaaatcaaaatctaaacaATAGCATTTCTATATTAACTTGTGAGAATTCTTTAATGGCTTCTCGTGGTTTGGAAAATCAAGAACCATTCTTTCCACCTTGTAGTCTTATAAACCAGTCAACGTATGATAAGAGTGAATCAAGTAGCCTaatggattttgattttgaaaatcaaaatctagTAAAGGAATTCGATATATCAGCCTTCTGTGAAGGTGTATGGAGTAATACCACAGCAACTCCTCCGGATTTTGGAAATCAAAATCCTTGTAAGAAGACTGATATGTCAACCCTTGAAGAAGGTTATTCGAGTTACTTTAACTCCTCTTCTTCAGATAATGATCTAGCTGATGTGGCGCTTCCAGAG CAGGTAAGCCCTGGACTACAAGCAGAGATAGAAGGGTGTTTCGAGCAAGAAAACATCCCCAACCCTGCACTTGTCCAGCTTCCTGCGTACATGGAGGAAAGCCACTCCTTCAGGGGCTTTGGTACCTTGGAAAATCAAGAACCATTCTTTTCACCTCGTAGTTTTATAAACCAGTCAACGTATGATAAGAGTGAATCAAGTAGCCTAATGAACTTTGATTTTGGAAATCAAAATCTAGTAAAGGAATTCGATATATCAGCCTTCGGTGAAGGTGTATGGAGTAATACCACAGCAACTCCTCCGGATTTTGGAAATCAAAATCCTTGTAAGAAGACTGATATGTCAACCCTTGAAGAAGGTTATTCGAGTTACTTTAACTCCTCTTCTTCAGATAATGATCTAGCTGATGTGGCGCTTCCAGAG CAGGTAAGCCCTGGACCACAAGCAGAGATAGAAGGGTGTTTCGAGCAAGAAAACATCCCCAACCCTGCACTTGTCCAGCTTCCTGCGTGCATGGAGGAAAGCCACTCCTTCAGGGGCTTTGGTACCTTGGAAAATCAAGAACCATTCTTTCCATCTTGTAGTTTTATAAACCAGTCAACGTATGATAAGAGTGAATCAAGTAGCCTAATGAACTTTGATTTTGGAAATCAAAATCTAGTAAAGGAATTCGATATATCAGCCTTCGGTGAAGGTGTATGGAGTAATACCACAGCAACTCCTCCGGATTTTGGAAATCAAAATCCTTGTAAGAAGACTGATATGTCAACCCCTGAAGAAG GTTATTCGAGTTACTTTAACTCCTCTTCTTCAGATAATGATCTAGCTGATGTGGCGCTTCCAGAGGTAAGAACTAAATACCATGCATTAcagattctttttaatttttgttctggGGTTGGAGTAGCAAACCCAAAGCTGATTCTTACTTTATATTCTTACTTTACATGA
- the LOC112324026 gene encoding uncharacterized protein LOC112324026 isoform X1 codes for MDDYFSSVLPILLLLMEQGFKFDPSDEELIRKYLVPKTRGDIMRGLPMAVVNLCEHEPWDLPGKSIIKLTGQVAWYFLCPRDLRGKVHRRKTKAGYWKPTSQQKSITAEHTNKKIGVVRTLRFYEKQVRTGWMIYEFDLIAESSQFKKGQFVLCKLEFDSKGEKSKKGEQSHHIAPVSHSEVEPSQSMDSDSENINPSEMAMRYSPCDESELSHHAGSHFGNQNPSELMNNSARQLSELSHHMASDSENNLMPNLVYDGSGSSHSTVFNCEDLYWNQPTVDSAYNGSESLYMAFDSENQNPNELPTVDNSASNVSKNHGMAFGLANHNPNVSLTVDNSTSNVSESHHMALVLENQNLNNSISILTCENSLMASRGLENQEPFFPPCSLINQSTYDKSESSSLMDFDFENQNLVKEFDISAFCEGVWSNTTATPPDFGNQNPCKKTDMSTLEEGYSSYFNSSSSDNDLADVALPEQVSPGLQAEIEGCFEQENIPNPALVQLPAYMEESHSFRGFGTLENQEPFFSPRSFINQSTYDKSESSSLMNFDFGNQNLVKEFDISAFGEGVWSNTTATPPDFGNQNPCKKTDMSTLEEGYSSYFNSSSSDNDLADVALPEQVSPGPQAEIEGCFEQENIPNPALVQLPACMEESHSFRGFGTLENQEPFFPSCSFINQSTYDKSESSSLMNFDFGNQNLVKEFDISAFGEGVWSNTTATPPDFGNQNPCKKTDMSTPEEGYSSYFNSSSSDNDLADVAHPEQVSPGLQAEIEGCFEQENIPNPALVQLPAYMEESHSFRGFGTLENQEPFFPPCSFINQSTYDKSESSSLMNFDFGNQNLVKEFDISAFGEGVWSNTTATPPDFGNQNPCKKSDMSTLEEGYSSYFNSSSSDNDLADVALPEVRTKYHALQILFNFCSGVGVANPKLILTLYSYFT; via the exons ATGGACGACTATTTCTCATCAG tccTGCCAATCTTACTGCTATTAATGGAACAAGGATTCAAATTTGATCCATCCGATGAAGAATTAATAAGGAAGTATCTGGTGCCGAAAACCCGTGGTGATATCATGAGAGGCTTGCCCATGGCAGTCGTTAACCTATGCGAGCATGAGCCATGGGATCTACCTG GTAAATCCATTATAAAGTTAACCGGTCAAGTAGCGTGGTATTTCTTATGCCCTCGCGATCTTAGGGGCAAAGTTCACCGCAGAAAAACCAAGGCCGGATACTGGAAACCGACCAGCCAGCAAAAGTCAATAACGGCTGAGCATACTAATAAAAAGATTGGGGTAGTGAGGACTTTGAGATTCTATGAAAAACAAGTGAGGACTGGTTGGATGATATACGAATTTGACCTCATCGCCGAATCTAGCCAGTTTAAAAAG GGGCAATTTGTTCTCTGTAAACTGGAGTTTGATTCAAAAGGAGAGAAGAGCAAGAAAGGTGAACAAAGCCACCATATAGCTCCAGTCTCCCATTCTGAAGTTGAACCAAGTCAGAGTATGGATTCTGATTCTGAAAATATAAACCCAAGTGAGATGGCTATGAGATATTCACCTTGTGATGAAAGTGAATTAAGCCATCATGCGGGTTCCCATTTTGGAAATCAAAATCCAAGTGAGCTGATGAATAATTCAGCTCGCCAACTTAGTGAGTTAAGCCACCATATGGCTTCTGATTCTGAAAATAACCTAATGCCTAATTTAGTTTATGATGGAAGTGGGTCAAGCCACTCCACGGTTTTTAATTGTGAAGATCTTTACTGGAATCAGCCTACAGTTGATTCAGCTTATAATGGAAGCGAAAGCCTTTACATGGCTTTCGATTCtgaaaatcaaaacccaaatgAGCTCCCGACAGTTGATAATTCAGCTTCTAATGTCAGCAAAAACCATGGCATGGCTTTTGGTTTGGCAAATCATAACCCGAATGTATCGCTGACAGTTGATAATTCAACTTCTAATGTCAGTGAAAGTCATCATATGGCTTTAGTTttggaaaatcaaaatctaaacaATAGCATTTCTATATTAACTTGTGAGAATTCTTTAATGGCTTCTCGTGGTTTGGAAAATCAAGAACCATTCTTTCCACCTTGTAGTCTTATAAACCAGTCAACGTATGATAAGAGTGAATCAAGTAGCCTaatggattttgattttgaaaatcaaaatctagTAAAGGAATTCGATATATCAGCCTTCTGTGAAGGTGTATGGAGTAATACCACAGCAACTCCTCCGGATTTTGGAAATCAAAATCCTTGTAAGAAGACTGATATGTCAACCCTTGAAGAAGGTTATTCGAGTTACTTTAACTCCTCTTCTTCAGATAATGATCTAGCTGATGTGGCGCTTCCAGAG CAGGTAAGCCCTGGACTACAAGCAGAGATAGAAGGGTGTTTCGAGCAAGAAAACATCCCCAACCCTGCACTTGTCCAGCTTCCTGCGTACATGGAGGAAAGCCACTCCTTCAGGGGCTTTGGTACCTTGGAAAATCAAGAACCATTCTTTTCACCTCGTAGTTTTATAAACCAGTCAACGTATGATAAGAGTGAATCAAGTAGCCTAATGAACTTTGATTTTGGAAATCAAAATCTAGTAAAGGAATTCGATATATCAGCCTTCGGTGAAGGTGTATGGAGTAATACCACAGCAACTCCTCCGGATTTTGGAAATCAAAATCCTTGTAAGAAGACTGATATGTCAACCCTTGAAGAAGGTTATTCGAGTTACTTTAACTCCTCTTCTTCAGATAATGATCTAGCTGATGTGGCGCTTCCAGAG CAGGTAAGCCCTGGACCACAAGCAGAGATAGAAGGGTGTTTCGAGCAAGAAAACATCCCCAACCCTGCACTTGTCCAGCTTCCTGCGTGCATGGAGGAAAGCCACTCCTTCAGGGGCTTTGGTACCTTGGAAAATCAAGAACCATTCTTTCCATCTTGTAGTTTTATAAACCAGTCAACGTATGATAAGAGTGAATCAAGTAGCCTAATGAACTTTGATTTTGGAAATCAAAATCTAGTAAAGGAATTCGATATATCAGCCTTCGGTGAAGGTGTATGGAGTAATACCACAGCAACTCCTCCGGATTTTGGAAATCAAAATCCTTGTAAGAAGACTGATATGTCAACCCCTGAAGAAGGTTATTCGAGTTACTTTAACTCCTCTTCTTCAGATAATGATCTAGCTGATGTGGCGCATCCAGAG CAGGTAAGCCCTGGACTACAAGCAGAGATAGAAGGGTGTTTCGAGCAAGAAAACATCCCCAACCCTGCACTTGTCCAGCTTCCTGCGTACATGGAGGAAAGCCACTCCTTCAGGGGCTTTGGTACCTTGGAAAATCAAGAACCATTCTTTCCACCTTGTAGTTTTATAAACCAGTCAACGTATGATAAGAGTGAATCAAGTAGCCTAATGAACTTTGATTTTGGAAATCAAAATCTAGTAAAGGAATTCGATATATCAGCCTTCGGTGAAGGTGTATGGAGTAATACCACAGCAACTCCTCCGGATTTTGGAAATCAAAATCCTTGTAAGAAGTCTGATATGTCAACCCTTGAAGAAGGTTATTCGAGTTACTTTAACTCCTCTTCTTCAGATAATGATCTAGCTGATGTGGCGCTTCCAGAGGTAAGAACTAAATACCATGCATTAcagattctttttaatttttgttctggGGTTGGAGTAGCAAACCCAAAGCTGATTCTTACTTTATATTCTTACTTTACATGA